CCTTTTACCTTCCGTAAGGCATGAAATATACTATTATATTAGCCACAGCTCTGACCTACCAAAGACATAATACTACATAATACAAAAATACTTTGTAAGACCTTTTCTTACTTTACATGTGGCTAGAATAAAGGTGGGGGCATCTAGGTGGAGGCAGATTTTTGTTAAGGCTAAAGAATGCCTTTAGCTATCTTGAACAAAGCTGCATCGATTCATTTCATAGGTGCTAAAATATGGAACAGTGCTTATTTGACAggtaaaatgaatattttttgaTTGCTTTCATGCATGCAAGttatctttgtttttatttagggGTATCCtaatgttttttattgtatattttaatatatatgacCCTTTTGGTCAAAATACAATACTACTTGGCCAGATATCTTTTAGAGTGTGTGGAGAAAAGTGAAGTAAGACTGAAAGGATCATAGATTTTCAACCTTGTGTTGCTTGGCGTAGGTCTAGTTTCATTGTAGGGCCATTGGGTCCTAAAAAAGTTTCTCATTTGTGTCATTCCTCTGACACAATGTTCACACCCGAAGTGGAGAACCCCCTTGTGAAAATCTGTAGCAACTTGAAATGTTAGACTTGGAGACATCATGGCTGTAACTTAAGGGCATGATCTCAATCCAAAATGATTACTTCTGTTGTCATGCTCAGGATCAATGCACTTTTCTTAAAGATAGTTTGTCACTCACAGTAACATTAGCTGAACTGCAACATATGATGAAGTGCAACTATATGGCCACAAAAATTGTCTACACATGGCAAGCACAGATCAGCTTCATTAAGAACAATTAAGTAGAATTTGTTTATGATTTTATACATCCCAGGATATTTTATCTGATGCCACATCTCTGTTCAATGAGGGGTCTTTGCTATGTCTGTTGTGTATAGTTAAATTCATATTTGGATGTGGTGGAATAGTATTTGTGTTCCCTTCAAGACTTACTCTCCTGAAGCATCATGGTGATACTCATTACTTCACTAACAAACTCcttcaaaaaatgaaagaaaagagaggaaaagggatGGACAAGCTTCTCCCAGTCATTAATTCTCTGTATGTTGCTCCTTTAATGTAGTGACTTGCTGAAGAGTTTCAGTGACCAAGAGAAGTTCCAATGTGAATTCTGTCTTGAAGTGATTCTAACAGAATTTTCAGTGTGAATTCTGTCCAGCAGTATTTGTGAAAAGGTTCTGTGGAACAGTTCAGGGGGTATCACTGTTGCATCAGTTAGCCTGCTGTATTTAGTTACCTTTCTAAAAGATGAGGAAATAGGCCTCTGTAATGTGACCTGCTATGCAAGCAGTGTGGTCTCTCTAGTGTCATGATGTCTCTGTTGGGTTACTATTGCTTTTTGCCTGCATGGCATGAAACAGCCATTTTCCAATAATTGCTCCACTACTTTTATTAtttccaatgaaatattagaagTTTTACTTCTGTTTTTAAGGCTAATTTGAAGTGCCCTATCCTGATTTATGATTAAGAAAATAGTATATGTTACAGTAAGGGATGCAATGATGGACGGTTCCTTTGTAGGTAAAGAGTTCATCTGCTTCTTTTTAAGTGCCTTTCAGTGATCTTTAAATTAAGAATTATTcatgtacatttacagaattCAGCAGACACTGTTGTCCAGGGTAGGGCTGGGCAGTATACCGGTATTAAAGTGAATTCTGTATGACAGCACCATGACACAGATTTTGTACACAGTGGCATCCAACTGCCACTGTGCCATACAGTGCCATCCAACTGCTGCAAAACAGTGAATCAGTAATAGCCTTGCTGTTTTGTTCttacaagacaaaataaacatatataaaaagagCTGCAactggaaaacacagaaaaaaacccagaaacacagaaaaactcTAATTAGAGAttagaaacaacaacaaaaaaagcagttttacaCCTTACATTTATGGCTCAGGCAGGTTATCTTTGCTTACATTTCTTATCCACATGAGTGGGAAAATAAGCAAACTTGGCTAGCTATCTTTGCTAAGACAATTGGTAAACATAGCCGAGTAGAAGATGAGTGAGGAGGGAAACATGGCCGAGGCTGAATCAGACAATTAAGAATTATGCTACATTCACATTACCAGGCTGAAGTGACCCAAATCCAAGTTTTGCCATAATGTGACgcatctgattttttttcacgGCAGCTTGAACACGCATTCCATTATTTCCAGTtagatttgagtcacttttgTGTGTGGTCTTGGATGAGGTTTGTATCCAATTCATGGTGATGTGACTTAAATGAGAACAGTCATATTGGAATCCACGTGGCTATTTGCCTATATGCATGCGCTTAGAGAAACAGCAGTGACAACAGTAgctgtgaaaacaacaaaaagtgtCCAGCTTTTTTACGTCTTCTTGACCTGATTATGTATAGCTGATGATCTGTTTGCCATTCTCCAGAGTAGAGCTACTAGCACATCCATTTTGCCAGTTTTAATACCATGACTCATCTCACaatttgagggtttttttgcaATATATTTCAGCACTTGAAACCACATGTTTGGGTATGAAGAGGCGACAAAAGTAAGCCTTATTCAGGCCACAGATAGTTCTATTCAGTAGGGATTAGTTTTACATGGGGAGGTGGGAAAATGTAATTAAGCGTGTTTCTCAATGACTCAATGCCAAATCTGGCATGTCATTTTTATAGACTGAAAGCTTGCACATGCTTTCAAGATTCCATTGTTTATTTGCTATAAAATGATTGGTAAAGAAATAGACTCAGGTTATTTTAATCCCACGTGAATTGCCATGTCAGTaaatattgcacatattgtgtggaaaattagtttttttttttctcaagcaTGGATGCACTCAAAAAAGAATTTGCTACCATTTAAAGCAACACTTATGATAATTGGGTTAATTCTACTACATTTAAGAGCAAGTATTTTTTCCAATATTGATTCTTCTGTTATGAAGCCATTGTACTGATACCTAGTGGCCTCAAATTTTCAGATTTTCTATTTTATCAGATGTTTTAGAAGTCTATTTTAAACGTGGCCGCTTCCATGTGGGGGACCCGATTAGTATAAATTGGTTCATTTGAGGAATACCAggcaatttgattcttcattgCATGCAAGCTGTACATTATAGaaaataatgtgtaaataaatgatcgctttcataaatattgtttgctcaTTTTTGGTGGTAACAATAACTTATTGGTCCTTTAATGTAGCCTGCTTATGTTCAGATATAAGTTATTGTTACTATAAGTAGTTTTATTAAGTATCAACATTTAGCATTGAAGATGCTGCTGGTTCATAATAGCCCTGAACATAATATGTTTAATTACTATTTCATGAggaattaacattttattgtgaCCACTGAAACACTTGTGGAATTGTTTGCGATGGCAAAGTGTAAATCTAGTAGACACACCCATCTCTGAATTTATACTGACATTTCTTGTCCTATGTGAACTGGTCATAAATATTAGCCATTTTGTGGTAAAATTACTTTATGGACACAGGTCTGCAAAACTAATCCTGTCCAAATAATAACCCTATTAGaggaaaaaatgcattaaattatttaaaacattaaaacttaaagtaataattatttaaattgtctCAAGTACTTAggtttctttaaaacatttgattgaTTTAAATACCATTATTTATGTTTCATGCTTGCAAAGTTGACCTTTTGCAcaataaagaaaagcaagatTTTATTCTTCAATTAACACTCATGTTTTGGCTCATGTTTATACTTTGAGGTTTATTATGATTTATTACTTTAAAAGGGCAagtaaaaatgaacaacaactattatttatttatttatttattctagaTAGTGGAAAATACCATGATATGAATTTTAGCTCATATCATCCACCCCTAGTATACATGGTACGATTGATCATAGATATTCATGGACTCATCTCATGTAATAGAAACAAATTCCATCTTATTCCAGTGTTTTCTCACTAATGTATGTTTATACCCTGTTGGGTGTGTTGGGATCTCCTGATACATAGGATTTAGGCCTAATAAGTGTGGTAGtctatattatgtatattatgaaCATGGCTGGTGAgtggtattttttttgttcttgtttcttTTGGAGATATAGGAGAGGCATCAAGTAAGCCTATTGTAGCTGAGTCCAAACGAGCCCGAACCTGCAGGTTGCCCTATTGAGGTTACAGCCATGTTGGAAGAGGATATGGAGGTGGCCATCAAGGTGGTGGTTGTGGGCAATGGCGCTGTGGGCAAGTCGAGCATGATTCAGAGATACTGCAAAGGCATCTTCACCAAGGATTACAAAAAGACCATTGGTGTCGACTTCCTGGAAAGGCAAATAGTGTAAGTGCACACCGTCAGCCTGTTACTTTTTTACTCATTTTATGAGCCCAATATCTTGCTCATCAGTGGATGTTCTCCATTTAAACTGCAGGAAGGTTTTCAGcaattttgttttcctttcacttAGCCTTGTTCAGTGCCTTCTCCTGCAATTGAAAGGTTGTTTCAGTGTCAAAACAATTCTTCTGTCAGTTATTCTTTAGAATTTGATACCTACTTGGAGAGAGACCAGTCAACATTAAACTGAAATCAAGGAGAGCTTTTGACATGATTATCAGCATCTGCTGAAGGACAGCAAATGCTAGTAACaaatttgaaacttgaaattcTTCAATTGCTCATGGGCCTAGTTTCCCAAAAGCAGCATAATATTAAGTAAGGCCAGTTCTATCATTTTGTTAGTCTCTATGTGGTGATAGTTATGAGTCACTTGCCCCCAAGTAGTCACGGGGATGTGGGTTTCTTTATTACGCAACTTACACTGACATTCTACCTATTTCCTGCTGAGAAAAAGTGAAGTATGtttgctagtgtgtgtgtgtcatatagtCAAGAGATATAGTCAAGAGATGAGACTTCCACTCCTTTAGTACACACTTTTTCTGAATTTATGGAACACTAGAGGACTGTGCTACTCCATGTCTTACATTTGAAGCCCCAAATAAAGAAGAGTATTTTCAGTTCCAGCCATCTTACCTAGATTGGGAGAATTTTCACTTCAGAACTGAGTGGAGCAGAGTACAATAATGAACTGTAGGAAGGTAGTGTGAAAAGTGTTTGAGCAACATTTCAGAGTATGCCTGTCACATTTCAGGCAGATGTaataattaattacatatttgtgCCAACAAATGACTTCTCCCTGCAAAAGGGAAAATCTAGCAATTTTGCTATGCAGTATTAGTCTAAGCCACACTGTGATACTATCTGTGGGAAATATCTAAAAAAGGCCATGGAGAGAAGACAAAGGGCTGTTTTAGTAAGCCACATTTCTACTCCTTTCATATGTGCTGGGCTTATGAATTTTAAGGTACTCGTATATAGAGAAATGCCATGAATGgcatatttataaaaatgtggACTGTAACTTGTGATTCGTAAAATGAATGCATCGCGTAGAAGTAAGTCTGATGTAACTTTTCTGCAGGTTTCAGTGCACGTGTATTGATATGTGTTCATCTCTGTTGAGCTGTGCTAATTTGGCTGTTTCATTTGCCATTTCCTCCGTGTTTCAGTGTAAATGACGAAGATGTGAGGTTGATGTTATGGGACACTGCAGGTCAGGAGGAATTTGACGCCATCACTAAGGCCTACTACCGAGGTGTGATTAGCTGAGGAACTCTGACATTTAATTTTCTGGTGGGGGGAATGTGGTGTATATGGAGTGATGGCAtctgtgtgttacctgcaggTGCACAGGCCTGCGTGCTGGTCTTCTCCACCACGGACAGGGAGTCATTTGAGGCCATCAGCAGCTGGAGGGAGAAAGTAGAGATGGAGGTTGGAGACATTCCGACTGTCCTGGTACAGAACAAAATTGACCTCCTGGATGATACAGTGATAAAAAAGTAAGTCTCACTCTAAATGTAGAGCAAGAGTCCAGATTTCctgttatatttgtatgtgttctTATGAAACACCAGTATTAAACTATGTTTAACACTCATGTTTAACACTGCAGTGAGGAAGCAGAGGGTCTTGCCAAGAAGCTCAAATTAAGGTTTTATCGGGCCTCTGTGAAAGAGGACCTCAATGTCAATGAAGGTACGTAGCACTATGTCAAGGACAGGACAACAGTCAGTTAATGCAAAGGCCCCAATTGGCCAAATGAGTTttaggttggttttttttacgtAAATCTTTGGTGAGGATAACACCACTACAGAGATTAAATGGTTTAAAGCAGGGTAAGACCAAATATATGCAGTGTTGTAATCCCTCTGAACTAGAGTTTGATGTCCCTGatataaatgaaatttaaatgaagAGTTCAACCAAGTAGTACTAAATCCCATAACAATTAATAAAAGTCTGTTGTTGCTCGGAAGCATGTCATAGCACTCTCTGATAACTTTAGCTTTGATTCATTCACAGAGCAAAGACGTTTAGACTTTCACTATTGTAAATGCTCAAACCGACTCTGAAATTCATTTGCTAGCAGTGTTGGCACTGTTTGGTTGAACTGTCCAGAGAGGTTAGTAATAATGgaatacatgtgcatgtgcttttgtagtttttaaatatttagcagAAAAATACCTGCAGCGGCTCAAGCAAAAGACAGCTGAGAATCCAGAAGTTGTTCACACATCAAGCAATAAAATAGGTGAGTCCTAATTTATCTGTACAATTCTGCAGTGCTGTTAAAGATTCATTTATCTGCATAGTCATACtgtaaattataatttttttaattggcactcaaattaaactgaaataacaTTTCAACTGAGCATGTGTATATGTCCCTGTTCTCCCTGTATTCCTTGGACACATCACATGCCATTTCGGggacattaacattttataaataaatttaacagaaatcaatatttgattTTATGGCTAGATGGAAAATATTGGTATTTGTTAGGCACTCCTAGACACCAAGCTAGTAAAAGGCTTTGCTTTATtgatgattttttattttttattttttttttattacttttcccTACCTGGTCACCTGATTGTCTATCAGGAGCAGGATAATGCCACTCATGGCTTTTATGTTTGGAACAAAGACGATGTCCATGTAATTGAGTAACACTGTATAGTtgtgcatttcatttaaaattacagCGATGATGTCATGTCAAAATATCTGttttaattcaaattattttaagcTGTTGCTATACACCCTGACTGttcaaaactgcaaaaatacatGATGGTGACATAACAAAATCGTGATATTGTCATGCAACTATACCAACTGTTTTTCATGCTTTCAGGTGTTTTCAACACTACCAGTGGCAACCACCTGAACCAGAACTCCATTGATCTCAATGGCCGTGAGGTCATCAATCTGCGACCAAACAAGCAGAGAACTAAGAAGAAAATCCCTTTTGGTAGCTGCAGACTTGTCTAGAACATCTCCTCCTTTATGGTATGCCTTGACTGTCTTGTTGGGAGAGATGACCTGCAGATGGGGTCCAGGTGACATGGAACATAACTGACACTAACTGGGTTAGAGAAGGGTGCCATCTCCATGTAAACATGCTCCATCCACAGGAGCCCTTACTACTAGATGAACTCATAACTTTTGCACATCCTGTAGTCATGTTTGGTGTCCTTGATTTATAAGGGAGAATGTCATGTACGATTATAGCAGACAAATTGTGGAAATGTGCTCTCTGCTGGTTACAACTGGTTAAAGCAACCTTAGAGGGGGGTCAATACGATCTTAAAGGCACACTTCTTGATTTGTGAAAATCTGTTACATTTTACCTGATTCATTGAGATGATGACTATTAGGCACCCCTCAAGTCTTCTGTAACTGACTTGCTATATAGACAAAATATCAAAGTGGTTTAGCTGTTCATAGTCAGAGAAGGAGCAAACAGTTGCAAATAATACCCTTAAATGGTTTCGTTGAAAGACTAACTTGATTCAGCCTAACTAGACTACAATATTGCTGTAATgctataatatttttttttaattgaggACTGTGGCTTTAAAATTGGAATgatcagaaaatatattttctctcaatataaaaaaatatagcAAGTTACTAAGATTGTGCTTTTTCATGTGGTATAGAGCAGGGTAACATTCACTAGTAACATTAGGCTATCTAAAAGCAGACATCATTTTTACTCTTATCATTTGTGCATTTGACTGTTCATCTTTTGTGCAATATGTTTGTACCGAGTGAGAGAGATTATTTAGTAACACAAGCTTTgcattaaaaattatttgtttataatgtcAACAAAGTAATACGATTTCACTATTTTCAGTCCTTGTTCCTAAAGGTATTTTTGTATGAGAGATTGTAATCAGATGAGTTGATGAAAACCATAGCATTAACACAGTGCCAAAAAGTTTTTAAAGCTGTATGTACttgtaagaaatgtaaatattgttagtAACAAGTTTCAGCAATCATTTCAGTTTGTAAAACGTCTCAAGTACTACTAATACGCATGAGAATACCTGCTAGTAATAATGTGCAACTATATGCCCAtgactgaaacattttcagGTCATAGCTAATGACTAAATGCACTCCAATGTgatcagataaataaatgaataaataaatacctacaaaCATTCCAGTGGACAAAACTGCAGTTTACCTTGCACCTGGTCATTATCTACAATGAGCTCACTGCTGCACCATAAAACCATAGCCATTTTTATGGATCACAATATTGGCTATGATGTTTCTGTGTGCCTTCCACCTGGAAAAGTGTAAAAAGCTAATTATCTCCTAAAGTTAttgtaatgtaaataaacactaatCCATTATGTAAAATTGGTGTCAAAGAATTACATGAGAATGCAGTTATACTCCTGGATTCCTATAAACGGATGTTTCCCAACCTAGTACACCATACCAAGGACTGGGTCCCAGCTCATAGCAAAACCAAACAAGGATTAATTTTTCTTGATTGCAGATTTAAGTGTGTTAGGagctaaaatgaaattaaaatgtgcacTGCGTTTGGGCGGGGTTGGTAAATGCTACTATAAATGACCTTGGACATCAGCTTTTACTTGCCATCTCTGTAACCCCTGATCAAAGCACAAGTGCTTTGAAT
This region of Electrophorus electricus isolate fEleEle1 chromosome 11, fEleEle1.pri, whole genome shotgun sequence genomic DNA includes:
- the rab23 gene encoding ras-related protein Rab-23, which codes for MLEEDMEVAIKVVVVGNGAVGKSSMIQRYCKGIFTKDYKKTIGVDFLERQIVVNDEDVRLMLWDTAGQEEFDAITKAYYRGAQACVLVFSTTDRESFEAISSWREKVEMEVGDIPTVLVQNKIDLLDDTVIKNEEAEGLAKKLKLRFYRASVKEDLNVNEVFKYLAEKYLQRLKQKTAENPEVVHTSSNKIGVFNTTSGNHLNQNSIDLNGREVINLRPNKQRTKKKIPFGSCRLV